gcaaaaatgaAAGTGTATAACAAATAAATACAAAAGTAGTACACAATTCTGCAGTGAGCCAGTGAACATGAGTATATATATTCAAATTCTCTGAAGATGAAACTAAATTCAGATGACAAAAAACAGAGAGGACCGTAAAAGGATGGTAAACATTTTAAGTCTACCAAAAGAAAAAGATCCAAGACATTGGTAATTATAAAGCAAAACTCTTGCAGCATTATAATGAGAAAGAGCATACAACTCATGTAGCTATAGAGATGGCGAGAATTAAGCACTAAGAATTCCCAGGATCTGCTGAAAGAGTCATAAAGTCATAACTCAGCCTAAATTTAACTGGATCAAATTTAATTTGTATCAAGAGATAGAGGGTTCATATGAGAAGAGTCCAAAGTAGCTGGAATTCCTTGTTGGCATTGGAAAGGTTGGGTTGCAAACAATGGGACGCCACTTCATCTTTTCTGATAAGAACTATAGAGGGTCGAACAGGAGTGATATGATACCATATAATACACATCTTACAGCTGTAATGAGGGTGGATAATATATGAATGTGTTCTATAGACCTTAAGGTATATCTGAAGTATTATTTTCAACGAAGTCTTCGATTCTAgagttcctcaccatctcttctttcttttttttctcttccccTACGTCTCTTCTCTCTCACTCTTATCTCTCCTTGTTCTCCATCTTCTCTCTATTCTCTTTCTAGGGGTAACAAGCCAATCTAATATCTGTTAGAAACAGCCGCCACtgtttacgacaattggatgctcACTGATCCATTGTCTTCCTATGCGTTATTATCCAGTTCAAGGCATACTCTGTTCATGTGGACTTTAGTAGCAATAAACTTGGAAGACATTATTAATCAACTACAAGCATACAAGCGCGTGCCTGTCATCACACATCACTGTAAGTAATCAAGAAGAGAAACGGATTCTTCCGGAGTACACCGACAATAGATTAAAGGAGAGGATCCAGGTGATTTACTCTGATGGTGAGATCGGAGGAAAGGGGCCAGGACGAGGAGTTGTGCTTGGACGCGCGCCGCCGGGCGGATCTCCTGGCAGCCTCGAGGATGGCTGATGCAGCCTCAATCGCGCTCTCGACCAGCCTATCCTTCTCCGCTTCCAGGAGACTCGACTCGAGAAGGCCCTCTAGCGAGagctcgaaggcaacggaggggtCCGGGAGGGCGAGCAGTGCCTCGAGGACGCGATCCATCTTCCGGGGCTGGGGCGAAACCCTAGGATAGCAATCGGCGGCGGAGGGGCACCGGCGCTTGGGGCCGATGGGATCCATCACGCCGTGGCGGCGGAAGCGGGGACAGACAGCATCCCGGGACGCGCGTTGAGCATCCCTTTCTTCGGCTTCTTTGCCGTTTTGATGTGCACTTGGTCGCGCCTGATAAGGTGCACCCGGCGGAGCATGGTGGTCCCCCGCGCCAAATGTGGAAAACGTGGGCCCCCGCATGCAGATGTGTGGGCTCGTTATTGAAGCAAATATTTGTTTCCTGCCTTATTCGTTCCAGACGACCTTTGCGGGGAGCGGCCGAATCCGATCCAACCCAAACCCTGATCCGACCCAAATGTTATTAGACCGGGCCGGCTCAAGTCCACCAATCAAGCTTAATTTTTACCGCCAAATAAATGAAATCTAATCTCAACCATTTATCTTTTAAtagtgaacattacaaagaaatgcataTTATCTTGTGCATATTCGATCATTGAAAAGAACATAcaaaacaagaacaagaacaagaacaatGTCGTTCTTTTacttggaaaaagaaaagaaaattagcaAAACGACGCGAGGGTCAAAGTGTTCTTTGACACGTTTCTGGGCGTGACAACGAGATGTTTACGTTAGCAGGCCATAATTGATTGATAACCCGGACCGGCACGCCAACCACCGTCCACACGTGTGTCCAAAATGAAGCCACGTGGCCTCGACTTGTAAACGTCCGACCGACGTGCCACGATAATATCCTAATCTAAGCTTGTCGATGTTCGATGCCATCACCTTCACGCCATGGCGCCGTTAAATACGTGGCCTCTTCTTGGGGCGGCTCCTTCCCcgaccctctcttcttcttcttcttcttcttcctcctctcttctcacGGATGCagcatcctcctcctcctgttgCTTCCGTTGCTGTGATGGAGTTCCGTGGTTCCAAATCCCCATTCGATTGTCTTCTATTAGGTAAAGTTCGTCATCGGAGTCTTCTGTAATCTGCGTAGATTCGTGCCTCTAACTGGTCTTCTTCTATATCTCAAGATCTCGATGACACCTTGTACTCTTCCACAATTGGCATCAGACAAGCTTGCAAGAAGAACATCGAAGGTGCCACCGATGAACACAAGCAGAGACGAAGCATCTAAAGATTCTCTGTTCCTCATATTTCATTGAAACTGTTGCTCGATGGTGTTTCTTTCTGCAGATTTTCTCGCTAGCAAATGCGGTGTATCAGAAGGACGAGCCTCCGCTCTTCGCGTCGAGCACTTTCGGTCCCACGGCAGCTCCCTCGCAGGCCTCCTTGTATTGCATACCCTCTCTGCGTTCTGAATCTTCAGTTGGCATGACCTTCTCGACGAAATTAGACTTGTAATTTTTGGTCCAATTGTTTCAGGCTCTCGGTTATGACGTACACCCTGACGAGTACCACAGGTACGATGGAGACCAATTCAACATGGGCCAAAGAGACaggaaaatgcattgacgaagtagCAGGAATAGACATGATGTTGTTCTTGACTTGTTTTATTTGATGGCGTCAGCTTCGTTCATGGGAGATTGCCGTACGAACTGATCCGACCTGATGCGGGGTTGCGGGAGCTTCTTCTCAGCATTCCCCAGCCCAAGATCGTACGCGTTTAACCTTACCTTCAAATTCGATGGCATGTTGTGTATCATATCTTGTCTGAGAGATTGCTTTCGGGTGACGTAGCTGTTCACCAACTCGGATAGGCAGCACGCGAGGAGGACTCTGCGGAGGTTGGGCGTCGAGGAAGA
Above is a genomic segment from Musa acuminata AAA Group cultivar baxijiao chromosome BXJ3-4, Cavendish_Baxijiao_AAA, whole genome shotgun sequence containing:
- the LOC103981383 gene encoding uncharacterized protein LOC103981383, with product MQHPPPPVASVAVMEFRGSKSPFDCLLLDLDDTLYSSTIGIRQACKKNIEDFLASKCGVSEGRASALRVEHFRSHGSSLAGLLALGYDVHPDEYHSFVHGRLPYELIRPDAGLRELLLSIPQPKILFTNSDRQHARRTLRRLGVEEDCFHRIICFETMNPHLFKDERETGSSGPLPATRNVEVILKPSAAAMKMAVWLAGFAPHRTLFVDDNERNIAAGKAIGLRTALVGKRERTKEDDYLLDSISELRQVIPEIWGEQEKKGGGEHGAATTMRRDLDSIRETTPIGA